The following proteins come from a genomic window of Iamia sp. SCSIO 61187:
- a CDS encoding phosphotransferase: MGPVADDEVEVLAGGVGNAGAVVRVGGHVLRPTSPHSPAIHALLAHVRASGFDGVPEVLGVEPDGRERLRFIPGDVAIPPFPAWSHTDAVLASTAALLRAVHDATAGFVAPPGTRWSDEMADPDPGPDPVICHNDVCPENVVCRDGAAVALLDWEFAAPGRRLHDLAALARMCAPVDDPEDAARTGRAGLDPAHRLRVVADGYGLDPDERVELLTVLAGQIERGGEFVRRRVEAGEPAFVAMWEAGGGQARFDRRRAWFAAERPRLLAALR, from the coding sequence ATGGGGCCGGTGGCGGACGACGAGGTCGAGGTGCTGGCGGGCGGGGTCGGCAACGCCGGGGCGGTCGTCCGGGTCGGCGGGCACGTGCTCCGGCCGACCAGCCCGCACAGCCCCGCCATCCACGCCCTGCTGGCCCACGTTCGCGCCTCCGGGTTCGACGGCGTGCCGGAGGTCCTGGGCGTCGAGCCCGACGGCCGCGAGCGGCTCCGCTTCATCCCCGGCGACGTGGCCATCCCGCCCTTCCCGGCGTGGTCCCACACCGACGCCGTCCTGGCCTCGACGGCGGCCCTGCTGCGCGCCGTCCACGACGCCACCGCTGGCTTCGTCGCCCCGCCGGGGACGCGCTGGAGCGACGAGATGGCCGACCCTGACCCCGGCCCCGACCCGGTGATCTGCCACAACGACGTCTGCCCCGAGAACGTGGTGTGCCGCGACGGGGCCGCCGTCGCCCTGCTCGACTGGGAGTTCGCCGCCCCCGGCCGCCGGCTCCACGACCTGGCCGCCCTCGCCCGGATGTGCGCGCCCGTCGACGACCCCGAGGACGCGGCCCGCACCGGGCGCGCCGGCCTCGACCCCGCCCACCGCCTGCGCGTCGTCGCCGACGGCTACGGCCTCGACCCCGACGAGCGGGTCGAGCTGCTCACGGTCCTCGCCGGCCAGATCGAGCGGGGCGGCGAGTTCGTGCGCCGTCGGGTCGAGGCCGGGGAGCCCGCCTTCGTGGCCATGTGGGAGGCCGGCGGTGGCCAGGCCCGGTTCGACCGCCGCCGGGCCTGGTTCGCCGCCGAGCGCCCCCGGCTCCTCGCCGCCCTGCGCTGA
- a CDS encoding DUF4287 domain-containing protein encodes MATEKVKGPASYFPSIEATYGKTIDEWRALLDGAGIDKHMPLVTWLKTEHGMGHGHANALVADWRARRA; translated from the coding sequence GTGGCCACCGAGAAGGTGAAGGGACCGGCGTCCTACTTCCCGTCGATCGAGGCGACGTACGGCAAGACCATCGACGAGTGGCGCGCCCTGCTCGACGGCGCCGGCATCGACAAGCACATGCCGCTGGTCACCTGGCTGAAGACCGAGCACGGCATGGGCCATGGCCACGCCAACGCCCTCGTCGCCGACTGGAGGGCCCGCCGGGCCTGA
- the hisG gene encoding ATP phosphoribosyltransferase, producing the protein MADPLILCLPSKGSLADGVTRLFEQCLIPVRRARGSRSYEATIAGFDDVHVLLARATDIPSMLDAGQAHVGITGLDLVQEHLGEGASPIHIVMPDIGFGRADLVVGVPRTWLDVTTMDDLVEVAEDVRHLHQRSVRVATKFPNLTRGFFRAHGLTDYRIVESLGATEGAPRGGHADLIVDLSSTGTTLEANGLKQIAGGTVLRSQACLVGAGRPDAWTSDHLATLGRLVMLIEASLTAQRQRVVRAFFPSPGPTDRTVVDPLLVEAAWTEGDGLVQLVGRAEVGRVPALLAALLDAGSLASSVDEPGLLVSAGSQALARFRAHLGTPSS; encoded by the coding sequence ATGGCTGACCCCCTGATCCTCTGCCTCCCCAGCAAGGGGTCGCTGGCCGACGGCGTGACGCGCCTGTTCGAGCAGTGCCTCATCCCCGTGCGCCGGGCCCGCGGGTCCCGGTCCTACGAGGCGACCATCGCCGGCTTCGACGACGTCCACGTGCTGCTGGCCCGGGCCACCGACATCCCCTCGATGCTCGACGCCGGGCAGGCCCACGTCGGCATCACCGGGCTCGACCTGGTCCAGGAGCACCTGGGGGAGGGGGCATCGCCGATCCACATCGTGATGCCCGACATCGGCTTCGGCCGGGCCGACCTCGTCGTCGGCGTCCCCCGCACCTGGCTCGACGTCACGACCATGGACGACCTGGTCGAGGTGGCCGAGGACGTCCGCCATCTCCACCAGCGCTCGGTCCGGGTCGCCACCAAGTTCCCCAACCTCACCCGCGGCTTCTTCCGGGCCCACGGCCTCACCGACTACCGCATCGTCGAGTCGCTGGGCGCCACCGAGGGCGCGCCCCGCGGCGGCCACGCCGACCTCATCGTCGACCTCAGCTCGACCGGCACCACGCTGGAGGCCAACGGCCTCAAGCAGATCGCCGGGGGCACGGTCCTGCGCTCGCAGGCCTGCCTCGTCGGCGCCGGCCGGCCCGACGCCTGGACGTCCGACCACCTCGCCACCCTCGGCCGGCTCGTCATGCTGATCGAGGCCTCGCTCACCGCCCAGCGCCAGCGGGTCGTCCGGGCCTTCTTCCCGTCGCCGGGACCGACCGACCGCACGGTCGTCGACCCCCTCCTCGTCGAGGCGGCGTGGACCGAGGGCGACGGTCTGGTCCAGCTCGTGGGCCGGGCCGAGGTCGGCCGGGTCCCGGCGCTGCTGGCGGCCCTGCTCGACGCCGGCTCGCTGGCCTCGTCGGTCGACGAGCCCGGGCTCCTCGTCAGCGCCGGCTCCCAGGCCCTCGCCCGCTTCCGCGCCCACCTCGGGACGCCGTCCTCCTGA
- a CDS encoding ATP phosphoribosyltransferase regulatory subunit, whose translation MSTERPLGGEGPIPGTVDTYGADAVRLEALTASLRTLFQRYGFTPVVPPILESAVPFLDRSGEDIRRHMYIFTDPGGRELCLRPELTIPAVGLYGRRPASAGDELRAYYIGPAFRFDAPVDGGARQLTHAGIEVLGVADTALADAEVLAVARASLVEHGVRPGRLVVSDIGFLQAAVASELLSDRTRAALARAAGDPDDLAAVLDRAAQGPAEPDEGSELDALVAQLPAAMRAELLDRIIGGLEPEALGVRTAEEIAERLVTRSTARPVEPVPEVVDRVLRALLAVELPLVEGLDRVAALAEEIASPALATLVASWRGRVEMIAAYGIDPATVTLRLGLRRGIDYYTSFIFEIEDPAAAGDPLCAGGRYDELVGRLTGRDAVTGVGFGLSVEHLLPLTAPTPEPTPTVVAVVVGADGSVPATECVAVASALRAAGLACRLAVGSEPGAAGEAAAAEGIPLSVVVGTAGSPLTVVGLRTNVLRETTLATVAATVREALDG comes from the coding sequence ATGAGCACGGAGCGACCTCTGGGGGGCGAGGGTCCGATCCCCGGCACCGTCGACACCTACGGGGCCGACGCCGTGCGCCTCGAGGCCCTGACCGCGTCCTTGCGGACCTTGTTCCAGCGCTACGGGTTCACGCCCGTCGTGCCCCCGATCCTCGAGAGCGCCGTGCCCTTCCTCGACCGCTCGGGCGAGGACATCCGCCGGCACATGTACATCTTCACCGACCCCGGGGGCCGGGAGCTGTGCCTGCGGCCCGAGCTCACCATCCCCGCCGTGGGGCTCTACGGGCGCCGCCCGGCGAGCGCAGGAGACGAGCTGCGGGCGTACTACATCGGCCCCGCCTTCCGGTTCGACGCCCCCGTCGACGGCGGGGCCCGCCAGCTGACCCACGCCGGCATCGAGGTCCTGGGCGTGGCCGACACCGCCCTGGCCGACGCCGAGGTCCTCGCCGTGGCCCGGGCCAGCCTGGTCGAGCACGGGGTGCGCCCCGGCCGGCTGGTGGTGAGCGACATCGGGTTCCTGCAGGCAGCCGTGGCGTCCGAGCTCCTCAGCGACCGGACCCGGGCCGCCCTGGCCCGGGCGGCCGGCGACCCCGACGACCTCGCCGCCGTCCTCGACCGCGCCGCCCAGGGCCCGGCCGAGCCCGACGAGGGCTCCGAGCTCGACGCCCTGGTGGCCCAGCTCCCGGCGGCGATGCGGGCCGAGCTCCTCGACCGGATCATCGGGGGCCTCGAGCCCGAGGCACTCGGCGTCCGCACCGCCGAGGAGATCGCCGAGCGCCTCGTCACCCGGTCGACGGCCCGCCCCGTCGAGCCCGTGCCCGAGGTGGTCGACCGGGTGCTGCGGGCACTGCTCGCCGTCGAGCTCCCGCTGGTCGAGGGTCTCGACCGGGTCGCAGCCCTGGCCGAGGAGATCGCCAGCCCCGCCCTCGCCACCCTGGTGGCCAGCTGGCGCGGGCGGGTCGAGATGATCGCCGCCTACGGCATCGACCCGGCGACGGTGACGCTCCGGCTCGGGCTGCGCCGCGGCATCGACTACTACACCTCGTTCATCTTCGAGATCGAGGACCCGGCGGCGGCCGGTGACCCGCTCTGCGCCGGGGGCCGCTACGACGAGCTCGTCGGCCGGCTCACCGGGCGCGACGCCGTCACGGGCGTCGGGTTCGGCCTGTCGGTCGAGCACCTGCTGCCCCTCACCGCGCCGACGCCCGAGCCGACCCCGACCGTCGTGGCCGTCGTGGTCGGCGCCGACGGGTCGGTGCCCGCGACCGAGTGCGTCGCCGTGGCCAGCGCCCTGCGCGCCGCCGGGCTGGCCTGCCGGCTGGCCGTCGGCTCCGAGCCGGGGGCGGCCGGCGAGGCCGCCGCAGCCGAGGGCATCCCCCTGTCCGTCGTGGTCGGCACGGCGGGGAGCCCGCTGACCGTCGTCGGGCTGCGCACCAACGTCCTGCGGGAGACGACGCTCGCCACCGTCGCCGCCACCGTGCGGGAGGCCCTCGATGGCTGA
- the hisS gene encoding histidine--tRNA ligase, translating into MSKPGRPKARLPLGFVDAPAATVQERATAIDAILATYRQFGFDPLETPAIEYLDALGKNLPDEDAPDEGVFALQDDDEQWVALRYDLTAPLARYVAQNRQDLPTPFRRYQYGPVWRREKPGPGRFRQFYQCDFDTVGSASMGVDAEACALLSAALTAVGLGPDQHEVRVNDRKVLTGILARSGVDDAPKQLEVLRSVDKLDRLGRDAVAELLGAGRTDPSGDVTAGAQLDDAQIDLVLRFIDAGSGATTRADVVAALAELVGDDPVGREGVDELSAIDRLLGGSDAMPQVVFDPTVVRGLAYYTGPVFEAALTFETLDEKGRPRQFGSVAGGGRYDDLVHRFTGQDVPACGASIGVDRLLAALRSQRADRQEAIGPVVVTVMDRDRLADYQSMVDDLRAAGLRAELYQGTQSFQKQLKYADKRAAPVAVIAGGDELDADPQVVQVKDLVAGAERSKEITDRDEWRTDRSAQQSVPRAELVAAVRAIVDGEAR; encoded by the coding sequence ATGTCAAAGCCCGGACGCCCCAAGGCGCGGCTGCCCCTGGGCTTCGTCGACGCCCCGGCCGCGACCGTGCAGGAGCGGGCCACGGCCATCGACGCCATCCTCGCCACCTACCGCCAGTTCGGGTTCGACCCCCTGGAGACGCCGGCGATCGAGTACCTCGACGCCCTGGGCAAGAACCTCCCCGACGAGGATGCCCCCGACGAGGGCGTGTTCGCCCTCCAGGACGACGACGAGCAGTGGGTCGCCCTCCGCTACGACCTCACCGCGCCGCTCGCCCGGTACGTGGCCCAGAACCGCCAGGACCTGCCGACCCCGTTCCGGCGGTACCAGTACGGCCCGGTGTGGCGGCGGGAGAAGCCCGGCCCCGGCCGGTTCCGCCAGTTCTACCAGTGCGACTTCGACACCGTCGGCAGCGCCTCGATGGGCGTCGACGCCGAGGCCTGCGCCCTTCTGTCGGCCGCCCTCACCGCGGTGGGCCTCGGGCCCGACCAGCACGAGGTCCGGGTCAACGACCGCAAGGTGCTCACCGGGATCCTCGCCCGCAGCGGCGTCGACGACGCGCCGAAGCAGCTCGAGGTCCTGCGCTCGGTCGACAAGCTCGACCGGCTCGGCCGTGACGCCGTGGCCGAGCTCCTCGGCGCCGGGCGCACCGACCCCTCGGGCGACGTCACCGCCGGCGCCCAGCTCGACGACGCCCAGATCGACCTCGTGCTGCGGTTCATCGACGCCGGGTCCGGCGCCACCACCCGTGCCGACGTGGTGGCCGCCCTGGCCGAGCTGGTGGGCGACGACCCGGTCGGGCGCGAGGGCGTCGACGAGCTGTCCGCCATCGACCGCCTGCTCGGCGGCTCCGACGCCATGCCCCAGGTCGTCTTCGACCCGACCGTGGTGCGGGGCCTCGCCTACTACACCGGCCCGGTGTTCGAGGCCGCCCTCACCTTCGAGACGCTCGACGAGAAGGGCAGGCCCCGGCAGTTCGGCTCGGTCGCCGGCGGCGGCCGCTACGACGACCTGGTCCACCGCTTCACCGGCCAGGACGTGCCCGCCTGCGGCGCCAGCATCGGCGTCGACCGGCTCCTCGCCGCCCTCCGCTCCCAGCGCGCCGACCGCCAGGAGGCGATCGGGCCCGTCGTCGTCACCGTCATGGACCGCGACCGCCTGGCCGACTACCAGTCGATGGTCGACGACCTGCGCGCCGCCGGCCTCCGGGCCGAGCTCTACCAGGGGACGCAGAGCTTCCAGAAGCAGCTCAAGTACGCCGACAAGCGAGCTGCCCCCGTGGCCGTGATCGCCGGGGGCGACGAGCTCGACGCCGACCCGCAGGTCGTGCAGGTCAAGGACCTCGTCGCCGGCGCCGAGCGGTCCAAGGAGATCACCGACCGGGACGAGTGGCGCACCGACCGCTCGGCGCAGCAGAGCGTGCCCCGCGCCGAGCTGGTCGCCGCCGTGCGCGCCATCGTCGACGGCGAGGCCCGATGA
- a CDS encoding HemK/PrmC family methyltransferase, with translation MAEPSRIEVVVDRLRAAGCVAAEEEAAELLAADPDDRTLEMWLRRREQGEPLAWIVRATTFGGLRLAIRPGVYVPRPQSEVLAHRAAAALPPGGRAVDVGTGSGAVAAVLAATVPTALVVGIDLSPVAVACARTNGVQALVADLAALPLGPASVDLVTSVAPYVPTDALRLLPADVQRHEPRTALDGGPDGLDLVRTVVRSAATVLRPGGRLLVEVGGDQDDRLAPDLAEAGFGAVVTWTDDDGDLRGLEATRAG, from the coding sequence GTGGCCGAGCCGTCGCGCATCGAGGTCGTGGTGGACCGGTTGCGGGCGGCGGGGTGCGTCGCCGCCGAGGAGGAGGCGGCCGAGCTCCTGGCCGCCGACCCCGACGACCGCACCCTCGAGATGTGGCTGCGACGGCGCGAGCAGGGCGAGCCGCTGGCGTGGATCGTGCGGGCGACGACCTTCGGCGGGCTGCGCCTGGCGATCCGTCCCGGCGTGTACGTGCCCCGGCCCCAGAGCGAGGTGCTCGCTCACCGCGCCGCGGCGGCGCTCCCGCCGGGCGGCCGGGCCGTCGACGTCGGCACGGGCTCGGGGGCGGTGGCCGCGGTGCTGGCCGCCACCGTGCCGACGGCCCTCGTCGTCGGCATCGACCTCTCCCCCGTCGCCGTCGCCTGCGCCCGGACCAACGGGGTCCAGGCCCTCGTCGCCGACCTGGCTGCGCTCCCCCTGGGCCCGGCGTCGGTCGACCTGGTCACCTCGGTGGCGCCCTACGTCCCGACCGACGCCCTCCGCCTGCTCCCGGCCGACGTCCAGCGCCACGAGCCCCGCACCGCCCTCGACGGCGGGCCCGACGGCCTCGACCTGGTGCGCACCGTCGTGCGGTCGGCTGCCACCGTGCTGCGGCCCGGCGGGCGGCTGCTCGTCGAGGTGGGCGGCGACCAGGACGATCGGCTCGCTCCCGACCTGGCCGAGGCCGGGTTCGGCGCCGTCGTCACGTGGACCGACGACGACGGCGACCTCCGAGGCCTCGAGGCGACCCGGGCCGGGTGA
- a CDS encoding PadR family transcriptional regulator, giving the protein MRNADHHPHPHPAWTGDGPGSRRRGRGRRGGPGGFSGPGGSRGGNRRARRGDVRAAILALLTERPMHGYEIIGELEQRTEGAWRPSPGSVYPTLQMLEEEGLVTPDETEGRRRFALTDEGRAEADGREGPTPWEALLESSDPDGANLREAFASTAHAMKQVARVGTPAQHAKAAEILTEARRRLYEVLASDED; this is encoded by the coding sequence GTGCGCAACGCAGATCATCATCCCCACCCCCATCCCGCCTGGACCGGCGACGGTCCCGGCTCGCGCCGGCGCGGCCGCGGCCGCCGTGGCGGTCCCGGCGGCTTCAGCGGCCCGGGCGGGTCCCGCGGCGGCAACCGGCGGGCCCGGCGCGGCGACGTCCGGGCCGCCATCCTCGCCCTGCTCACCGAGCGCCCCATGCACGGCTACGAGATCATCGGCGAGCTCGAGCAGCGCACCGAGGGGGCGTGGCGCCCCAGCCCCGGCTCGGTCTACCCGACCCTCCAGATGCTGGAGGAGGAGGGCCTCGTCACCCCCGACGAGACCGAGGGCCGGCGCCGCTTCGCCCTGACCGACGAGGGCCGGGCCGAGGCCGACGGGCGCGAGGGCCCCACCCCGTGGGAGGCCCTGCTCGAGAGCAGCGACCCCGACGGCGCCAACCTCCGCGAGGCGTTCGCCTCCACGGCCCACGCCATGAAGCAGGTGGCGCGCGTCGGCACCCCGGCCCAGCACGCCAAGGCGGCCGAGATCCTCACCGAGGCGCGGCGCCGGCTCTACGAGGTCCTGGCCAGCGACGAGGACTGA
- a CDS encoding MBL fold metallo-hydrolase, translated as MKQEKEDASEEVVEVAPGIRRLQLPIDFTGLGHVNCYALEDARGVTLVDPGLPGQESWTALRARLATAEVPLHRVHTVVVTHSHPDHFGSAGLLAEETGAEIVAFERFRTFFDPADIDDDELQARSAPAADGDAAVDAEPDEPGIPAAFSRPRPSPWGGTPLGPPPERLAEMRSRASEVARWFRAPRPTVRVADEQRITLGGREWVGLFTPGHTDDHLCLYDEEHGVLLAGDQVLPTITPHVSGYLTEDSLARYVDSLDRLAGLPDVALVLPAHGHPFADLGRRVDEIKVHHDERLQELLGIGSELGWASVTDLSHRLFAERSWGAMAEDETYAHLEHLRLHGQAEVREEAGVLLYKV; from the coding sequence GTGAAGCAGGAGAAGGAGGACGCGTCGGAGGAGGTCGTCGAGGTGGCGCCCGGCATCCGCCGGCTGCAGCTGCCCATCGACTTCACCGGTCTGGGCCACGTGAACTGCTACGCCTTGGAGGACGCCCGGGGTGTGACCCTGGTCGACCCCGGGCTCCCGGGCCAGGAGTCGTGGACCGCCCTCCGGGCCCGGCTGGCGACAGCTGAGGTGCCCCTCCACCGGGTTCACACCGTCGTGGTCACCCACTCCCACCCCGACCACTTCGGCTCGGCCGGGCTGCTGGCCGAGGAGACCGGGGCCGAGATCGTCGCCTTCGAGCGGTTCCGCACGTTCTTCGACCCCGCCGACATCGACGACGACGAGCTCCAGGCCCGCTCGGCGCCCGCGGCCGACGGGGACGCCGCCGTCGACGCCGAGCCCGACGAGCCCGGCATCCCCGCCGCCTTCAGCCGGCCCCGACCCTCGCCCTGGGGCGGCACGCCGCTCGGCCCACCCCCGGAGCGGCTGGCCGAGATGCGGTCGCGCGCCAGCGAGGTGGCCCGCTGGTTCCGGGCCCCCCGGCCCACCGTCCGGGTGGCCGACGAGCAGCGGATCACGCTCGGCGGGCGCGAGTGGGTGGGCCTGTTCACGCCCGGCCACACCGACGACCACCTGTGCCTCTACGACGAGGAGCACGGCGTCCTGCTCGCCGGCGACCAGGTGCTGCCGACCATCACCCCCCACGTCTCGGGCTACCTCACCGAGGACTCGCTGGCCCGCTACGTCGACTCCCTCGACCGCCTCGCCGGGCTGCCCGACGTCGCCCTGGTGCTGCCCGCCCACGGCCACCCCTTCGCCGACCTCGGGCGCCGGGTCGACGAGATCAAGGTCCACCACGACGAGCGGCTCCAGGAGCTGCTCGGCATCGGGTCCGAGCTCGGGTGGGCGAGCGTGACCGACCTGTCGCACCGCCTCTTCGCCGAGCGGTCGTGGGGCGCCATGGCCGAGGACGAGACCTACGCCCACCTAGAGCACCTGCGCCTCCACGGCCAGGCCGAGGTGCGCGAGGAGGCCGGCGTCCTGCTCTACAAGGTCTGA
- a CDS encoding DUF1772 domain-containing protein — translation MSTVVILTVVSAVLAGLVAGVFLAFSTFVMQGLARPAAPIGVAAMQGINAAAPHPLFMLPLFGGPVVGVVAAVAALAGDGDVADAWVVGGAVAGLVPAAVTVAFHVPRNLALDRVDPRSDDAPAAWARYLREWVAGNHLRTLGGVVAAVAFTVALVA, via the coding sequence ATGAGCACCGTCGTGATCCTCACCGTCGTCTCCGCCGTGCTGGCCGGCCTGGTCGCCGGCGTGTTCCTGGCCTTCTCGACCTTCGTGATGCAGGGCCTGGCCCGCCCGGCGGCCCCGATCGGCGTGGCGGCCATGCAGGGCATCAACGCCGCCGCCCCGCACCCGCTGTTCATGCTCCCGCTCTTCGGGGGTCCCGTCGTCGGGGTCGTCGCCGCCGTGGCGGCCCTGGCCGGCGACGGCGACGTCGCCGACGCATGGGTGGTCGGCGGTGCGGTGGCCGGCCTCGTGCCCGCGGCCGTGACCGTCGCCTTCCACGTGCCCCGCAACCTGGCCCTCGACCGGGTCGACCCCCGGTCCGACGACGCCCCGGCGGCGTGGGCGCGCTACCTGCGCGAGTGGGTCGCCGGCAACCACCTGCGCACCCTCGGTGGGGTGGTGGCCGCCGTCGCCTTCACCGTCGCCCTGGTCGCCTGA
- a CDS encoding DUF1876 domain-containing protein, with protein MEPVWNVVITFEEEERTTRAYATLELSDRASRGWGQSRRDPADPDIPRIGEEVAAARALIRLGHHLLGAAENEIEDIEHHPVHIHA; from the coding sequence ATGGAACCCGTCTGGAACGTCGTGATCACGTTCGAGGAGGAGGAGCGGACGACGCGTGCCTACGCCACGCTCGAGCTCTCCGACCGGGCCAGCCGGGGGTGGGGCCAGTCCCGCCGCGACCCGGCCGACCCTGACATCCCGCGCATCGGCGAGGAGGTCGCCGCCGCCCGGGCCCTCATCCGCCTCGGCCACCACCTGCTGGGCGCGGCCGAGAACGAGATCGAGGACATCGAGCACCACCCGGTCCACATCCACGCCTGA
- a CDS encoding helix-turn-helix domain-containing protein, protein MKTYGQYCAMARGLDVVGDRWSLLVVRDLLDGPRRYGELREGLPGIATNLLGQRLRDLVEAGVVVHGDDGRYALSAWGEQLRDVLYALGRWATPLMARPPGDDGFRVGWLRHLVAIHLGEVDDRRADGVVEVRVGGDVMTVIATGGRVLTAAGTVGPEPDVVVEGPPDGVGALVIGVVSLPEARRRGVTVTGDAAVLAGLRPAVGSVPRRAGPTAPG, encoded by the coding sequence GTGAAGACCTACGGCCAGTACTGCGCCATGGCGCGGGGGCTCGACGTCGTCGGCGACCGGTGGTCGCTCCTCGTCGTCCGCGACCTCCTCGACGGTCCCCGGCGCTACGGCGAGCTGCGCGAGGGCCTGCCGGGCATCGCCACCAACCTCCTCGGTCAGCGCCTCAGGGACCTGGTCGAGGCGGGCGTCGTCGTCCACGGCGACGACGGTCGCTACGCCCTCAGCGCCTGGGGCGAGCAGCTGCGCGACGTGCTCTACGCCCTCGGCCGGTGGGCCACGCCACTGATGGCCCGGCCCCCCGGCGACGACGGCTTCCGGGTCGGGTGGCTGCGCCACCTCGTGGCCATCCACCTCGGCGAGGTCGACGACCGGCGGGCCGACGGGGTGGTGGAGGTCCGCGTCGGCGGCGACGTCATGACCGTCATCGCCACGGGTGGTCGCGTCCTGACCGCCGCCGGCACGGTCGGGCCCGAGCCCGACGTCGTGGTGGAAGGTCCTCCCGACGGCGTCGGCGCCCTCGTCATCGGCGTCGTGTCGCTCCCCGAGGCGCGACGCCGGGGCGTGACCGTCACCGGCGACGCCGCCGTGCTCGCCGGTCTCCGACCGGCGGTCGGCTCGGTGCCCCGGCGCGCCGGGCCGACCGCCCCAGGCTGA
- a CDS encoding TIGR03086 family metal-binding protein has product MPATTATPAAAPSAPSADALGHLAAALAVPIAVIDAVADDQWTDATPCPGWDVAAVVTHLRDGTWWFSGTLGGPPPTGTADARPATVLREASDALLAGFSRPGALDAVIPIPLGEVPGIVALHLRATEALVHGWDVAVATGQDLVVDDAVAGEALGFSVAALEMLPPERSPFAPPRPVTDDAPPLTRLVALLGRDPSGPA; this is encoded by the coding sequence ATGCCCGCCACCACAGCCACCCCCGCCGCCGCTCCGTCCGCACCGTCCGCAGACGCCCTCGGCCACCTCGCCGCCGCCCTCGCCGTGCCCATCGCCGTCATCGACGCCGTGGCCGACGACCAGTGGACCGACGCCACCCCGTGCCCCGGCTGGGACGTGGCCGCGGTCGTGACCCACCTGCGCGACGGCACCTGGTGGTTCAGCGGGACCCTGGGCGGCCCGCCGCCGACGGGGACGGCCGACGCTCGGCCCGCCACCGTCCTGCGGGAGGCCAGCGACGCGCTCCTCGCCGGGTTCTCCCGCCCCGGCGCCCTCGACGCCGTCATCCCGATCCCCCTGGGCGAGGTCCCCGGCATCGTCGCCCTCCACCTCCGGGCCACCGAGGCGCTCGTCCACGGCTGGGACGTCGCCGTCGCGACCGGCCAGGACCTCGTCGTCGACGACGCCGTCGCCGGGGAGGCGCTCGGCTTCTCGGTCGCCGCCCTCGAGATGCTGCCACCCGAGCGGTCCCCGTTCGCCCCGCCCCGCCCGGTCACCGACGACGCCCCGCCCCTCACCCGCCTCGTCGCTCTCCTCGGTCGCGACCCCTCCGGTCCGGCCTGA
- a CDS encoding serine hydrolase codes for MNPAPPAAVEDEVRERFASAGVRGVLHARRLDPDRDEVAVDADRPVVMASVYKLPVLAAFGRAVDAGALDPTAPVTLDPDERTPGATGIAAMADPVTASWRDLARSMIAVSDNAAGDALLDAVGLDAVRRTLGGLGLTATRIEGGTRDVYRILTDDTGAGDAASAMDLLRDNDHLTHSRAFDPFLASSTTARDMTALLAAVWADEAASPEQCAFMRTVLHQQIWPHRLSSGFPYDGVRVAGKTGTLGPLRHEVGVVHHRHETPIAVAVLTEAARADPNQPRVDAAIGAVAALAVATLR; via the coding sequence GTGAACCCGGCACCGCCGGCGGCGGTCGAGGACGAGGTGCGGGAGCGGTTCGCCTCGGCCGGGGTGCGCGGCGTCCTCCACGCCCGCCGGCTCGACCCCGACCGAGACGAGGTCGCCGTGGACGCCGACCGGCCCGTCGTGATGGCGTCGGTCTACAAGCTCCCGGTGCTGGCGGCCTTCGGGCGCGCCGTCGACGCGGGCGCGCTCGACCCGACGGCGCCCGTCACCCTCGACCCCGACGAGCGCACGCCGGGGGCCACCGGCATCGCCGCCATGGCCGACCCGGTCACGGCGTCGTGGCGCGACCTGGCCCGCTCGATGATCGCCGTGTCCGACAACGCCGCCGGCGACGCCCTGCTCGACGCCGTCGGCCTCGACGCCGTCCGTCGCACCCTGGGCGGGCTCGGGCTCACCGCCACCCGGATCGAGGGCGGGACCCGCGACGTGTACCGCATCCTCACCGACGACACCGGCGCCGGCGACGCCGCCTCGGCCATGGACCTGCTGCGGGACAACGACCACCTCACCCACTCCCGCGCCTTCGACCCGTTCCTCGCCAGCTCGACCACGGCGCGCGACATGACGGCCCTGCTCGCGGCCGTCTGGGCCGACGAGGCGGCCTCGCCCGAGCAGTGCGCCTTCATGCGCACGGTGCTGCACCAGCAGATCTGGCCGCACCGCCTCTCGTCCGGGTTCCCCTACGACGGCGTGCGGGTGGCCGGCAAGACCGGGACCCTGGGCCCCCTCCGCCACGAGGTCGGCGTCGTCCACCACCGCCACGAGACCCCCATCGCCGTGGCCGTCCTCACGGAGGCGGCGCGCGCCGATCCCAACCAGCCCCGGGTCGACGCCGCCATCGGCGCCGTCGCCGCCCTCGCGGTGGCGACCCTCCGCTGA